One genomic window of Desmospora activa DSM 45169 includes the following:
- a CDS encoding GNAT family N-acetyltransferase: MRLGWDLKIREEKSIDLRKIKEINDLAFGRETESNIVDAIRKSPHFIPQLSLIAETGDGEVVGHILFSIISIQTKEESVKSLVLAPMAITPKYQSQGVGSTLIREGLNRCGKMGFKHVVVLGHPNYYPRFGFIPAITKGIKAPFEVPNETFMVCELKKNSLEKVHGTVQFPEPLMSV, encoded by the coding sequence ATGAGATTAGGTTGGGATTTAAAAATCAGAGAAGAAAAATCAATAGATTTGAGAAAGATAAAGGAAATAAATGATCTTGCTTTTGGAAGAGAAACCGAATCGAATATTGTTGATGCTATCAGAAAATCTCCTCACTTTATTCCGCAACTGTCTTTAATTGCAGAGACAGGAGATGGAGAGGTTGTTGGACATATTCTGTTTAGTATCATTTCGATTCAAACAAAAGAAGAATCTGTTAAATCTTTAGTGTTGGCACCTATGGCTATTACACCAAAGTATCAGAGTCAAGGTGTTGGTTCTACATTAATAAGAGAAGGTTTAAACAGATGTGGAAAAATGGGATTTAAACATGTTGTTGTATTAGGACACCCCAATTACTATCCGAGATTTGGGTTTATCCCGGCTATAACTAAAGGAATCAAAGCACCTTTTGAAGTTCCAAATGAGACATTTATGGTATGTGAATTGAAAAAAAATTCATTGGAGAAAGTACATGGCACTGTACAATTTCCAGAACCATTAATGTCTGTGTAA